CCGTTTGCCACGAAATCGGCGATGACTTGGCGGGCGGCGGCAAGGGCGGCCTGCGCGCCGCTTTTTTTGGTGGTGAACGATACGGCGAAGGGGCCTTTGCGGGTGAGCGGGGTGTAGTGGGAGGACACGCCGTACACCAGCCCTTTTTCGTCGCGCAGGGTTTTCATCAGGCGGCTGTCGAAGCCGCCGCCGCCGAGTATGTAGTTGCCCACGGCAAGGGCGTGGCGGTCGGGGCTTTGGCGTTCGGCAAACGGCAGGCCGAGGGCGACGGCGGCCTGTTCTTTGCCGGAAAAGGGGCGGTTTTCGCTGCGGCCGGCCGGTTCGGGGGCGGGCGGGATGTCGGGCGCGGCGGCCTTTTCGGGCAGGCCGTCGAGCAGGGCGGCGGCGATTTGGCCGGCCTGCGCGCGGGTGGCGTCGCCGACGATGGCGATGTAGGCGTTGTTTTTGGCGTAACGGCTGCGGTGGTAGCGTTTGAGGGTGTCGGTGCTGATGGCGCGGATGTCGGCTTCTTCGAGGCGCGCGTCATTGGCGTAGGGGTGGCTGCCGTAGCTGAGGCGGGTCAGTTCGCGTGCGGCGACGAAGGCCGGGCTGCTGAGGTTTTGCCGCAGGGCGGTGGCGGCCTGCCCTTTCTCGCGTTCGAGTACGGCGGGGTCGAACACGGGGTGGGCGATGATTTGGTTGGCGAGTTTGAGACCGTCTGAAAGGGTTTGCGGCCGGCTGAGGGCGGCGAAGGAGACGGCGGCGTTTTCCGCGCCCGCGCTTGCGCCGATTTCCACGCCGAGGCGGTTGGCTTCGTCGCGCAGTTCGTTTTCGCCGTATTGTTCGCTGCCCGAATCGAGCATGGCGGCGGTGAAGCCGGCCGCGCCTTTTTCGCTTTCACCGGCCTGCCCCGCGCCTTTGAAGGTAACGCTGACGTTGACGATGGGCAGGCGGTGGCGTTCGACGAGGATGACGGTTGCGCCGTCGGGGGTCTGCCAGCGTTGGAATTCGGGGGCGGCCTGCGCTTGGGCGGCGGCGAGGGCGAAGAGGAAGAGGACGGGGATTCTGTTCATGGTTTCTCTGCCTTGTTGCGTTCGAAGTGGGCGGCGTTTTGGGCGGGGCGGGCGGTTTTCAGACGGCCTTTCTGCGGCTGCGCGGCGTTCTGCTGCGGCAGCACGGTGATTTCGGCGGCGGGGGCGGCGAGCAGCAGGCGGGCGGCGGCCTGCACTTGGGCGGGCGTTACCGCGAGCAGGCGGCGCAGGGTTTCGTCTTCGCTCTGCCAGCCGAAGCCGTTTTGTTCGAGTGCGCCGAGGGTGTCGGCCCGGTTGCGTACCGAGTCTTTGGCGAAGATGCGGGCGGTTTCCACGGGGACGCGCACGAGGTCGAGCTCCTGCTGCGTTACGCCCTTGACGGCGATGTCGCGGATTTCGCCCATAAGGCGGGCTTTGAGCGCGGCGGGGGTGATGCCGCCGTTGGGCATGGCGGTAACGGAAAACAGGGCGTTTTTGCGGCCGTAGTCGTTGTAGCCGGCGGAAACGGCCAGAGCCACTGCGTCGCCGCGTTGCAGTTTTTTGTCGTAACGCGCCGAGTCGGTGCCCGCGAGCACCAGCGAGAGCATGTCCAGCGCGTAGGGCGTTTCGTCGCCGATTTTTTCCGCCTTCGGCACGCGCCAGTTGATGCTGACCAGCGGCTGGGCGGTGGCGGCGGCCACTTCGGCGGACACCGGCGCGGCGGCGGCGGGACTTTCGGCCTCGTCGTTGCGCGGCGGCAGATCGCGCGCGGGGATGCCGCCGAAAATGCGTTGCGCCGTTTTGATCGTTTTCTGTGCGTCCACGTCGCCCGCGATGACCAGCATGGCGTTGTTCGGCGCGTACCACTGCCTATACCAGGCGCGCAAATCGTCGGCTTTGAGCGTGTGCAGGTCGGCCATATAGCCGATGACCGGGGCTTGGTTGAAGGGTTTGCGCCACATTTTCATATTGAGCGTTTCCCACATTTTGCCCGACGGGCTGTCGTCGGTGCGCATCCGCCGCTCCTCGCGGATCACGTCCATCTCGTTGGCGAAATCGCGGTCGCTGAAATTGAGGCCGCCCATGCGGTCGGCCTCCATGCGCAGCACCTCGTCCAAATGCCGCGACGCGATGTCGGTGGTGTACACCGTGTCCGTGCGGTTGGTGTAGGCGTTGTCGCTGCCGCCCAGCGCGGCGATGCGGCGGCTGAACTGCCCTGCCGGCACGGCTTTCGTGCCCTTGAACATCATATGTTCGAGCGCGTGGCTCAAACCCGTTTTGCCCGGGTGCTCGTCCACGCTGCCCACCCGATACCACAGCCGCACCGAAACCACCGGCGCGCGATTGTCTTCCTCCACCAGCACCTTCATGCCGTTGGGCAAGGTAGAAAGCAGCGTCTGCGCCCAGAGGGCGGGCGCGGCGGCCGCCAGCAGCAGCAACAAATAACGCGACATAAAAACCGTTTCCCTTCCGAATCCGAAAAGCCGCCATGTTAGCCGCACACAGGCCGTCTGAAAAGCGAAAAAGCCCGCCCGTCCCGCCCCGCTTGCGTTACAATCCCGCCCGATACTCCACGCCGCCAAAGGAACACAACATGTTCGGCTTCCTCGCCCGCCTGTTCAAACGCCGCCCGCAAGAGCCCGCCCAAGCCGCCCCGCCGCAGCCGCCCGCCTTCGACCTCTCCCGCTACGCCGACGAAGACGGCCTGCAAATGGACGACGGCGAACTCGGCGGCAACGTCAGCTTCGACGACGACAGCCCCCTCACCGCAGAACAAATCCAAGCCGTCTCCAAACAAACCGGCAAAAAATAACCCGCAGGAACACCCATGGCACTATTCGACTTCCTCTTCAACCGCAAAACCGACACCCCGCCCGCCCCCGCCCAAA
The window above is part of the Neisseria bacilliformis genome. Proteins encoded here:
- a CDS encoding M16 family metallopeptidase, translating into MNRIPVLFLFALAAAQAQAAPEFQRWQTPDGATVILVERHRLPIVNVSVTFKGAGQAGESEKGAAGFTAAMLDSGSEQYGENELRDEANRLGVEIGASAGAENAAVSFAALSRPQTLSDGLKLANQIIAHPVFDPAVLEREKGQAATALRQNLSSPAFVAARELTRLSYGSHPYANDARLEEADIRAISTDTLKRYHRSRYAKNNAYIAIVGDATRAQAGQIAAALLDGLPEKAAAPDIPPAPEPAGRSENRPFSGKEQAAVALGLPFAERQSPDRHALAVGNYILGGGGFDSRLMKTLRDEKGLVYGVSSHYTPLTRKGPFAVSFTTKKSGAQAALAAARQVIADFVANGPSEAELRQAKDNLTGSFPLSHDTNAKTVGFAANIAVNNLPLDYYDRYTQQIEAVTAEQVKAAWQRRLDPQKLNAVTVGAQ
- a CDS encoding M16 family metallopeptidase; amino-acid sequence: MSRYLLLLLAAAAPALWAQTLLSTLPNGMKVLVEEDNRAPVVSVRLWYRVGSVDEHPGKTGLSHALEHMMFKGTKAVPAGQFSRRIAALGGSDNAYTNRTDTVYTTDIASRHLDEVLRMEADRMGGLNFSDRDFANEMDVIREERRMRTDDSPSGKMWETLNMKMWRKPFNQAPVIGYMADLHTLKADDLRAWYRQWYAPNNAMLVIAGDVDAQKTIKTAQRIFGGIPARDLPPRNDEAESPAAAAPVSAEVAAATAQPLVSINWRVPKAEKIGDETPYALDMLSLVLAGTDSARYDKKLQRGDAVALAVSAGYNDYGRKNALFSVTAMPNGGITPAALKARLMGEIRDIAVKGVTQQELDLVRVPVETARIFAKDSVRNRADTLGALEQNGFGWQSEDETLRRLLAVTPAQVQAAARLLLAAPAAEITVLPQQNAAQPQKGRLKTARPAQNAAHFERNKAEKP